The following proteins are co-located in the Acetomicrobium sp. S15 = DSM 107314 genome:
- a CDS encoding TRAP transporter substrate-binding protein gives FGMDNWDYMAWMFFGGGYDLWRELMASTGYSNVVPFMIKGEFPEPLGWFPKPITSFEDLKGLKMRVAGLAAEVFKEAGVAVVNVPGGEILPLLERKTIDATEYSDPHSDLLLGIPDILKYYHAPGIHQPTGNTSIYINKKKWESLSQDLKNIVETVCNEMALKNNFEEWVQGQWALEKMEKEMGVKVVETPPDVVDKLLEAWDKVAARECETNPMFKKIYESQKEWASKYVPYRRKFYIDYSKVADYYWKK, from the coding sequence GTTTGGCATGGACAATTGGGACTATATGGCGTGGATGTTCTTCGGGGGCGGCTACGATTTATGGCGAGAATTAATGGCAAGCACTGGCTACAGCAATGTTGTGCCATTTATGATCAAAGGCGAGTTTCCAGAGCCGCTTGGATGGTTCCCAAAACCCATAACGAGCTTTGAGGATCTTAAAGGCCTTAAGATGCGGGTGGCTGGTTTAGCTGCCGAAGTCTTTAAAGAAGCCGGCGTGGCAGTAGTCAATGTACCAGGAGGGGAGATCCTTCCCCTGTTGGAGAGGAAGACCATAGACGCAACGGAATACAGCGATCCCCATAGTGATCTATTGCTTGGTATACCGGATATCTTGAAATACTATCATGCCCCTGGAATACACCAGCCCACAGGCAACACATCTATATATATAAATAAAAAGAAGTGGGAATCGTTGTCTCAGGATCTAAAAAACATCGTAGAGACGGTATGTAATGAGATGGCGCTGAAGAACAACTTCGAAGAGTGGGTGCAGGGGCAATGGGCGCTGGAAAAGATGGAAAAGGAAATGGGTGTTAAAGTGGTCGAGACACCTCCCGATGTTGTAGATAAACTTCTTGAAGCGTGGGATAAGGTTGCAGCTAGAGAATGCGAGACTAACCCTATGTTTAAGAAGATTTATGAGTCGCAGAAAGAGTGGGCGTCCAAGTATGTTCCCTATAGGCGAAAATTCTACATAGATTATTCTAAAGTGGCCGATTACTACTGGAAGAAGTAA